CTTGGTGGTGAGCATGCTGTAGTAGCTGATGACGTTGCGGATCTCTAGCTCCGTCAGGTCGGTCTTGCTGGCCAGGTAGGTGACGGCTTCGTCGGTCACGTAACCCAGTTCATCCTGGGTGTAGAGCAGCATGGGAACGAGGAACGAGCGACGCGTGGGGTATTCCTGCATCTTCTCGTCAAAAAACCTGTCGAGCTGTTCGGAGACGGGAATCACCGGTCGATTTCTCCCAGCACGATGTCAATGCTGCCGATGGCCGCCACCACGTCCGCGATCAGTTTGCCTTCGCACATCTTGGGCAGGGCCTGGAGGTTGGCGTACGACGGCGAGCGCATGTGGACGCGGTGCGGCTTGGCAGTGCCATCGGACACCACGTAGTAGCCCATCTCGCCGCGCGGTGACTCGATGGCTTGATAGACTTCGCCCGCGGGCACCGCAAAGCCCTCGGTGACGATCTTGAAGTGATAGATGAGCGCTTCCATCTGCGTCTTCATCTTCTCCCGATCCGGCAGCACCACCTTGGGCGCATCGGCTTTGACCGCGCCTTCCGGCATGCCGTCCAGCGCCTGCCGCACGATGCCGATGGACTCGCGCAGTTCCTGCACGCGCACCAGATAGCGGGCGTAGACATCGCCGTCCGTCGATACCGGGACCTTGAACTGGAACTGGTCGTAGCTCGAATAAGGCATGTCGCGGCGCAGATCGATATCCACGCCGCTGGCGCGCAGTGAGGGACCGGTCACGCCCAGGGCCACGGCATCGTCGCCGGAGAGATAGGCCACGCCCTTGGTACGCCCGATCCAGATGCGGTTGCCGGTGAGCAAGGCTTCGTATTCGTCCACCCGCGCAGGGAAGAGGTCGGCGAAGCGACGGACGCGCTCAAAGAAGCCGAGCGGCGGCTCCAGGGCCAGACCTCCGATGCGGAAGTAGGAGGTCATCATGCGCTGGCCGCTGACCATCTCGAACAGGCGCAGGATGTCCTCGCGCTCGCGGAAGCAGTAGAGGAAGACGGTCATGGCGCCGATATCGAGCGCATGGGTGCCCAGCCAGACCAGGTGTGAGGCGATGCGCGAAAGCTCGTTGAGCAGCACGCGCATCCACTGCGCGCGTGGCGGAGCCTCCAGGCCCAGCAGCTTCTCGACCGCCAGCACGTAGCACAGGTTGTTGGTCAACGGGCACAGGTAGTCGATGCGGTCGGTCAGTACCACCACCTGCTGGTAGAACTTGGCTTCAGCGGTTTTCTCAATGCCGGTATGCAGATAGCCGATGTCCGGGATCATGCGCACCACGTTTTCGCCTTCGATCTCCAGCAGCAGGCGCAGGACCCCGTGCGTTGAAGGATGCTGTGGTCCCATGTTCAGGACCAGAGTGCCTTCGCCCTCCGGCGTAAGCGTGGGGGTGAGCGTGGCCACGGCTAGCGGTACCCCTCAACGGGATAATCCTTGCGCAGCGGGTGTCCCTGCCAGTCTTCCGGCATCATGATGCGGCGCAGGTCGGGGTGGCCCAGGAAGCGAACCCCGAACAGGTCAAAAACCTCGCGCTCGAAGAAGTTGGCCGAAGGCCAGACTGAAGTCACAGACTCGACGCCGGCATCGCCCTCCGCCAGACGCACTTTCAGGCGTACTCGCGCGCGGCGCGGGATGGAGAGCAAGTGATATACGACCTCGAAGCGCGGCTCACGCGGATGCCAGTCCACGCAGGTCAAATCGGAAAGAAAGTTGAAGCGCAAGTCGGCATCGTCACGCAGCAACAGCCCGGCTTCGCGGAGGGCGGGAGCGCGCACTTCGATGCTCAGCTCGCCGCGATCGAGCTTGGCGCCGGCCACCGCATCGGACCGCCAGCCGAGCAAGCGCGCGACGGGAGCCTCCCCGCGAAGCTGCTCGAAATCGGTGATGGCCGGTGGGAGCGCCATGTTAAAGATCG
This DNA window, taken from Terriglobales bacterium, encodes the following:
- the nuoD gene encoding NADH dehydrogenase (quinone) subunit D, with protein sequence MATLTPTLTPEGEGTLVLNMGPQHPSTHGVLRLLLEIEGENVVRMIPDIGYLHTGIEKTAEAKFYQQVVVLTDRIDYLCPLTNNLCYVLAVEKLLGLEAPPRAQWMRVLLNELSRIASHLVWLGTHALDIGAMTVFLYCFREREDILRLFEMVSGQRMMTSYFRIGGLALEPPLGFFERVRRFADLFPARVDEYEALLTGNRIWIGRTKGVAYLSGDDAVALGVTGPSLRASGVDIDLRRDMPYSSYDQFQFKVPVSTDGDVYARYLVRVQELRESIGIVRQALDGMPEGAVKADAPKVVLPDREKMKTQMEALIYHFKIVTEGFAVPAGEVYQAIESPRGEMGYYVVSDGTAKPHRVHMRSPSYANLQALPKMCEGKLIADVVAAIGSIDIVLGEIDR
- a CDS encoding NADH-quinone oxidoreductase subunit C, producing the protein MALPPAITDFEQLRGEAPVARLLGWRSDAVAGAKLDRGELSIEVRAPALREAGLLLRDDADLRFNFLSDLTCVDWHPREPRFEVVYHLLSIPRRARVRLKVRLAEGDAGVESVTSVWPSANFFEREVFDLFGVRFLGHPDLRRIMMPEDWQGHPLRKDYPVEGYR